The Candidatus Limnocylindria bacterium genome has a window encoding:
- a CDS encoding adenylate/guanylate cyclase domain-containing protein, whose product MRQVPWRPLLLLLLVISPTVVLAALLADPQRNSPVFIPVEHFVITTNVSVVALLVAIFVARAALGSGHYRSLLIATGFLCMAGIFAVHGLSTPDVLQRGDKRDDAGLVVGVSAQLALWTSALFFAIRYTPAAAFLEKRVPPRTLLAVVAVAVLLYAVVAIGWPAAFGGLARWILIGGGAYASYDPAAYPRGAAPDIYGGAGVVPYLVSGSAIVLYGIAAWSQGRDYLRTRLPMQGALAASYVLLAQAQPSQFLGPVWTLSWWEYHGLMFAATVIALGALFLELDRRRGLERFLPPTVVERVIGGDPLRLEGERQRVTILFADLRGSTALAEKLAPEQVIAVMNAYLRLMARSVIDAGGILDKFTGDGLMAIFGAMGDPAYGAPAAARAALAIRSSITALNVERGRTGEPVVQFGVGMHTGDVVLGAIGIPERSDYTAIGDAVNTASRMESLTKEYKVDAVLSGVTAGYLRDDGVEMRPLGEAHVRGKSEAVSIFTLD is encoded by the coding sequence GTGAGACAGGTGCCCTGGCGTCCGCTGCTCCTGCTGCTTCTCGTGATCTCTCCGACGGTCGTCCTCGCGGCCTTGCTCGCGGACCCGCAGCGCAACTCACCGGTCTTCATCCCGGTCGAGCACTTCGTGATCACGACGAACGTTTCCGTCGTCGCGCTGCTCGTAGCGATCTTCGTCGCGCGCGCCGCGCTCGGCTCGGGCCACTACCGAAGTCTTCTCATCGCGACCGGATTCCTGTGCATGGCAGGGATCTTCGCGGTCCATGGCCTCTCGACACCGGACGTGCTGCAGCGTGGAGACAAGAGGGACGACGCCGGCCTCGTCGTCGGCGTGTCGGCGCAGCTCGCCCTCTGGACCTCGGCGCTCTTCTTCGCGATCCGCTACACGCCGGCGGCGGCCTTCCTCGAGAAGCGCGTGCCACCGCGGACGCTGCTCGCGGTCGTTGCGGTCGCGGTGCTGCTCTACGCGGTCGTCGCGATCGGTTGGCCGGCGGCGTTCGGCGGCCTCGCGCGTTGGATCCTCATCGGCGGCGGCGCGTACGCCAGTTACGACCCAGCCGCCTATCCCCGCGGTGCCGCCCCCGACATCTACGGCGGCGCGGGCGTGGTCCCGTATCTGGTCTCGGGAAGCGCGATCGTCCTCTACGGCATCGCCGCGTGGTCGCAGGGCCGCGACTACCTGCGCACGCGGCTTCCGATGCAGGGCGCGCTGGCGGCGTCGTACGTGCTCCTCGCGCAGGCGCAGCCGTCGCAGTTCCTCGGCCCGGTGTGGACGCTCTCATGGTGGGAGTACCACGGCCTGATGTTCGCGGCGACCGTCATCGCGCTCGGCGCGCTGTTTCTCGAGCTCGATCGCAGGCGCGGCCTCGAGCGGTTCCTGCCGCCCACGGTCGTAGAGCGCGTCATCGGAGGCGACCCGCTGCGGCTCGAAGGCGAGCGCCAGAGGGTCACGATCCTCTTCGCGGACCTCCGCGGTTCGACGGCGCTGGCTGAGAAGCTCGCGCCAGAGCAGGTGATCGCCGTGATGAACGCCTACCTCCGCCTCATGGCGCGGTCGGTGATCGACGCCGGCGGCATCCTCGACAAGTTCACCGGCGACGGCCTGATGGCGATCTTCGGCGCGATGGGCGACCCGGCGTACGGCGCACCCGCGGCTGCCCGGGCCGCGCTCGCGATCCGCTCGAGCATCACGGCACTCAATGTCGAGCGCGGGCGGACCGGCGAGCCCGTCGTGCAGTTCGGCGTTGGTATGCACACCGGTGACGTAGTGCTGGGCGCGATCGGGATACCCGAGCGCTCGGACTACACCGCCATCGGTGATGCCGTGAACACCGCATCGCGGATGGAATCGCTCACGAAGGAGTACAAGGTGGACGCAGTGCTCTCCGGCGTCACCGCCGGATACCTCCGGGACGACGGCGTCGAAATGCGTCCGCTCGGCGAGGCTCATGTCCGCGGCAAGTCCGAGGCGGTCTCGATCTTCACGCTCGACTGA
- a CDS encoding LysR substrate-binding domain-containing protein: MEVELHQLRYFVAVAEQRHFTKAARELSVAQPSVSKQIRRLEDELGAPLFHRMRGNVALTPAGEALLPLARRVLTDVAGAESEVRDLTGMRRGRLCVGATPSLSTTLVPAALARYHQSYPGIELVLHEAGSRDLVGELERGALDVALGILPMHDDILETTPLLREELVLAVPKSHPLAKRRSVSIAELRGVPLVMFRDGYDLRATTVAACRHAGFEPTFALEGGEMDGVLRLTAAGVGVAVVPSLVVERGGPLRAVRIAKPELTRTIGFAHRRDRRLTRAAQEFISTVRALVAAREWLARTPAGLTVLDGAAALRARRAASLSRA; the protein is encoded by the coding sequence ATGGAGGTGGAGCTGCACCAGCTGCGGTATTTCGTCGCGGTCGCCGAGCAGCGCCACTTCACGAAGGCGGCGCGTGAGCTCTCAGTCGCCCAGCCTTCGGTCTCCAAGCAGATCCGTCGCCTGGAAGACGAGCTCGGCGCGCCACTCTTCCACCGCATGCGCGGGAACGTCGCGCTTACGCCGGCAGGCGAGGCACTGCTTCCCCTCGCGCGTCGCGTCCTCACCGATGTTGCGGGCGCCGAGAGCGAGGTCCGCGACCTCACGGGAATGCGCCGTGGACGCCTCTGCGTCGGCGCGACGCCGAGCCTTTCGACGACGCTCGTGCCGGCGGCGCTCGCGCGGTACCACCAGAGCTATCCGGGGATCGAGCTCGTTCTGCACGAGGCAGGCTCGCGCGATCTCGTTGGCGAGCTCGAGCGCGGGGCGCTCGACGTCGCGCTGGGAATCCTCCCGATGCACGACGACATCCTCGAAACGACGCCGCTGCTGCGCGAGGAGCTGGTGCTTGCGGTGCCGAAGTCGCATCCGCTCGCGAAACGGCGGAGCGTGTCGATCGCGGAGCTGCGCGGCGTGCCCCTCGTGATGTTCCGCGACGGCTACGACCTGCGCGCGACGACGGTCGCGGCGTGCCGCCACGCCGGGTTCGAGCCGACGTTCGCGCTCGAGGGAGGCGAGATGGACGGCGTCTTGCGTCTGACAGCGGCGGGCGTGGGCGTCGCCGTCGTGCCGAGCCTCGTCGTCGAGCGCGGCGGACCGTTGCGCGCGGTGCGTATCGCGAAGCCCGAGCTCACGCGGACGATCGGATTCGCGCACCGGCGCGACCGACGGCTGACCCGAGCGGCGCAGGAATTCATCAGCACGGTGCGCGCGCTCGTTGCCGCTCGCGAGTGGCTCGCGCGCACGCCCGCTGGCCTCACGGTGCTGGACGGCGCGGCAGCTCTGCGGGCGCGCCGTGCCGCGAGTCTCAGTCGAGCGTGA
- a CDS encoding succinate dehydrogenase — protein sequence MATTTASVRQRPHERHDRWWIEPLTIVLVLGGFVVYSLIVSIQNANYFADPYLSPFYSPCLTTGCIHPTFPIIGDWYTLSPAFLIVGSPLAFRVTCYYYRRSYYRAFFWSPPACTVPDARAKYSGETRFPWVIQNIHRYALYLAIVVLAILWWDAIQAFNFDGHFGVGVGTLIMVANVLLLSGYTFGCHAARYLVGGYLDSFHGKSLRFRLWSWANQLNVRHSRWAWVSLFGVALTDLYIRLVAMGVITDLRWVS from the coding sequence GTGGCGACGACGACGGCCAGTGTCCGGCAGCGTCCGCACGAGCGTCACGATCGGTGGTGGATCGAGCCACTCACCATCGTCCTCGTTCTGGGTGGCTTCGTCGTGTACTCCCTCATCGTGAGCATCCAGAACGCGAACTACTTCGCCGATCCATACCTGTCGCCGTTCTACTCGCCCTGCCTCACCACGGGGTGCATCCATCCGACGTTCCCGATCATCGGCGACTGGTACACGCTGTCGCCCGCGTTCCTCATCGTGGGCTCGCCTCTCGCGTTCCGCGTCACTTGCTACTACTACCGCCGCTCGTACTACCGCGCGTTCTTCTGGTCGCCACCGGCCTGCACCGTGCCGGACGCGCGCGCGAAGTACAGCGGCGAGACGCGCTTTCCTTGGGTGATCCAGAACATCCACCGGTACGCGCTGTACCTCGCGATCGTCGTGCTCGCGATCCTCTGGTGGGACGCGATCCAGGCGTTCAACTTCGACGGACACTTCGGCGTCGGCGTCGGCACGCTGATCATGGTCGCCAACGTCTTGCTCCTCAGCGGCTATACGTTCGGCTGCCATGCCGCGCGGTACCTCGTCGGCGGCTACCTCGATTCGTTCCACGGCAAGTCCCTGCGCTTCCGGCTCTGGAGCTGGGCGAATCAGCTCAACGTGCGCCACTCGCGATGGGCCTGGGTCAGCCTCTTCGGCGTCGCGCTGACCGACCTCTACATCCGGCTCGTCGCGATGGGTGTCATCACCGATCTGCGGTGGGTGTCTTAA
- a CDS encoding fumarate reductase/succinate dehydrogenase flavoprotein subunit, with product MAEYETHDYDVVVIGAGGAGLRAAIEASAMGVKTALVCKSLLGKAHTVMAEGGIAAAMGNVWKEDNWKVHFRDTMRGGKLLNNWRMAQLHAQEAPDRVLELEEWGALFDRTKDGLILQRDFGGHRYARLAHVGDRTGLEMIRTLQNHAVHRGIDVFMECTLYRLLTEDGAVSGAFGYWRQSGKLVLFRAKAIVLATGGVGKSWKITSNSWEYTGDGHGMALDAGADLIDMEMTQFHPTGMVWPTSVRGILVTEGVRGDGGTLKNNKDERFMFRYVPDFFRAETADTEEEADRWFEDKKNNRRTPDLLPRDEVARAINAEVKAGRGSPHGGVFLDIASRRSSDYIKRRLPSMYHQFMELADVDITKTAMEVGPTLHYIMGGVRVDADSTQSTVPGLFAAGEVAAGMHGANRLGGNSLSDLLVFGRRAGLYAAEYAKRVAKMPRLDVRQVDTAATGMLAPLERVEGENPYAVHADLTETMHELVGIIRTRAELEEAITRIGRLRERAMRVGVKGSRIYNPGWHLALDLLTMLTVSEAVAMAALMRQESRGGHTRDDFPKPDPEWGKKNVVVRRRDGRLVLQSEPLPEMPAELRPLIGEDKPTGKVALEPVAAASAKE from the coding sequence ATGGCCGAGTACGAGACCCACGACTATGACGTCGTCGTCATCGGCGCGGGCGGCGCCGGTCTACGCGCGGCGATCGAGGCGAGCGCGATGGGCGTCAAGACGGCGCTCGTCTGCAAGTCGCTTCTCGGGAAAGCCCACACCGTCATGGCTGAGGGCGGGATCGCCGCGGCGATGGGCAACGTATGGAAAGAGGACAACTGGAAAGTCCACTTCCGAGACACCATGCGTGGCGGCAAGCTGCTGAACAACTGGCGCATGGCGCAGCTCCACGCGCAGGAAGCACCTGATCGCGTTCTCGAGCTGGAGGAATGGGGCGCGCTCTTCGACCGCACGAAGGACGGCCTCATCCTGCAGCGCGACTTCGGCGGTCACAGGTACGCGCGGCTCGCGCACGTCGGCGACCGGACCGGTCTCGAGATGATCCGTACGCTCCAGAACCACGCAGTGCACCGCGGCATCGACGTCTTCATGGAGTGCACGCTCTACCGACTCCTCACCGAGGACGGCGCCGTCTCAGGCGCGTTCGGTTATTGGCGGCAGAGCGGGAAGCTCGTGCTGTTCCGCGCGAAGGCGATCGTGCTCGCGACGGGCGGCGTCGGCAAGTCGTGGAAGATCACGTCGAACTCCTGGGAGTACACCGGTGACGGCCACGGCATGGCGCTCGACGCGGGCGCCGACCTCATCGACATGGAGATGACGCAGTTCCACCCGACGGGGATGGTGTGGCCGACGAGCGTGCGCGGGATACTTGTGACGGAGGGCGTGCGCGGCGACGGCGGAACGCTCAAGAACAACAAAGACGAGCGCTTCATGTTCCGCTACGTCCCCGACTTCTTCCGCGCCGAGACGGCCGACACGGAGGAAGAGGCCGACCGGTGGTTTGAGGACAAGAAGAACAACCGCCGCACGCCGGATCTGCTGCCCCGCGACGAGGTCGCGCGCGCGATCAATGCCGAGGTCAAGGCCGGACGCGGCAGCCCGCACGGCGGCGTCTTCCTCGACATCGCGTCGCGCCGCTCGTCCGACTACATCAAGCGGCGCCTCCCTTCGATGTACCACCAATTCATGGAGCTTGCGGACGTCGACATCACGAAGACGGCGATGGAGGTCGGACCGACACTCCACTACATCATGGGCGGGGTCCGAGTTGACGCGGACTCGACGCAATCGACCGTCCCGGGTCTCTTCGCCGCTGGTGAGGTCGCGGCCGGGATGCACGGCGCGAACCGCCTTGGCGGCAATTCGCTGTCGGATCTCCTGGTGTTCGGCCGGCGCGCCGGCCTGTATGCGGCCGAATACGCGAAACGTGTCGCGAAGATGCCGCGGCTCGACGTTCGCCAGGTGGACACCGCCGCGACCGGGATGCTCGCGCCACTCGAGCGGGTCGAAGGCGAGAACCCCTATGCCGTGCACGCCGATCTCACCGAGACGATGCACGAGCTCGTCGGGATCATCCGCACGCGTGCGGAGCTGGAGGAGGCGATCACACGGATCGGCCGTCTCCGCGAGCGCGCGATGCGCGTCGGAGTCAAGGGCTCGCGCATCTACAACCCCGGCTGGCATCTTGCGCTCGACCTGCTCACGATGCTGACGGTCTCGGAAGCGGTCGCGATGGCCGCACTGATGCGGCAGGAGAGCCGCGGAGGGCACACGCGTGACGACTTCCCGAAGCCCGATCCCGAATGGGGAAAGAAGAACGTCGTCGTTCGCCGGCGTGACGGTCGGCTGGTGCTGCAGTCCGAGCCGCTGCCGGAGATGCCCGCGGAGCTGCGCCCGCTCATCGGCGAGGACAAGCCTACCGGTAAGGTCGCTCTCGAGCCGGTCGCCGCGGCGAGCGCGAAGGAATAG
- a CDS encoding succinate dehydrogenase/fumarate reductase iron-sulfur subunit codes for MKIWRGDATAGAFVEYAVPADEGMVVLDVVHRIQATHAPDLAVRWNCKAGKCGSCSAEINGHPKLMCMTRMNTFEPGEEITVSPVKTFPVVKDLVTDVSFNYEKAKTIPAFKPKPKEADGTRRMYQEDIDRVQEFHKCIECFLCQDVCHVIRDHEENKPSFSGPRYFVRLAALEMHPLDTNDRIDLARMKHGLGYCNITKCCTDVCPEDIHITDNAIIPLKERIVSRTYDPIAWALRRMRGKPADFGAGEPEPPSA; via the coding sequence ATGAAGATCTGGCGCGGGGATGCGACAGCGGGCGCGTTCGTTGAATACGCAGTGCCCGCTGACGAAGGCATGGTGGTCCTCGACGTCGTGCACCGCATCCAGGCGACACACGCGCCGGACCTCGCGGTGCGTTGGAACTGCAAGGCGGGAAAGTGCGGCTCGTGCAGCGCCGAGATCAACGGACATCCGAAGCTGATGTGCATGACACGGATGAACACGTTCGAGCCTGGGGAGGAGATCACCGTCTCGCCGGTGAAGACCTTTCCCGTCGTGAAGGACCTCGTCACCGACGTCTCCTTCAACTACGAGAAGGCGAAGACGATCCCCGCGTTCAAGCCGAAGCCGAAAGAAGCGGACGGAACGCGACGCATGTACCAGGAGGACATCGACCGCGTGCAGGAGTTCCACAAGTGCATCGAGTGCTTCCTGTGCCAGGACGTATGTCACGTCATCCGCGATCACGAAGAGAACAAGCCTTCGTTCTCTGGTCCTCGCTACTTCGTGCGGCTCGCGGCGCTCGAGATGCATCCGCTCGACACCAATGACCGCATCGACCTCGCGCGAATGAAGCACGGGCTCGGCTACTGCAACATCACAAAGTGCTGCACCGACGTGTGTCCCGAGGACATCCACATCACGGACAACGCGATCATCCCGCTGAAGGAGCGCATCGTGTCTCGGACGTACGACCCGATCGCGTGGGCGCTGCGACGCATGCGCGGCAAGCCCGCTGACTTCGGCGCAGGCGAACCGGAGCCTCCATCCGCCTGA
- a CDS encoding GAF domain-containing protein: protein MKPLPRAARFLIAVTVLVATPYVALGVRDALDGRVSPEYLGLLFLSAFVLSVRPIRVQTNTELSASDVAVIAGIVLMPAGAVACMAAAARLANDLLSGKRPLQIIRNAASVAVATGTAAAAYALFRAELIAMVEPTAATIIAGVVAVLVLVFVDILQIVLLQRALRNVSLDRITRQWVDRTVRAQLLWSLAAVITVQVVLIEPWFLVPGIPLFFFGYLDIRARFAAERRARLLATLVDVGHSVGSSLDPVKVFREVFEQVRKALDVDAFYVAIAIPERGTLSFRYLYDGGEEMAPEESPMAGTLGGLAVEGDKPILLRDAERDRVRLKLPPRSPWGKVVERSIIVAPLRLHGKPIGAISAQSSRANAYDEGDLELLSAIATEAAIAIERADLYDRTLALSRRLFDLHRIGLQLATHKELPALVRALADSVQEMMQASAVAVYLDSGGDSLEFAVTTGTASSDVLMLAKNTPVIAQFLEAGAPMQIHDEDDAPKNARKLLRRFGHQSVLLQPLRLADKLVGVLFVTWREHHIVSSEENELIGVLSGFGAAAIRSIGLYRELDDAYLSTVSALTATIQARDHYREDHQRRVAADALALGERVRLRPDELRDLRYASLFHSLGKIGVPASILGKNGPLTPEEITIVREHPLLGARILESIRFLRGVVPIVRHANERWDGTGYPDGLAGEAIPRAARILNMVIGYHAMLADRPYRIALRSDVALGELRRLAGAWYDPVMVDQFVSMIEARGVIEAAEEEVGTSRELAILADLTPEFHTILDLQQLLDRILSILLKSMPGSRLTILLREDQSDDLVVRALAGLPTGPGMSLRIPSGRGISGWVLEHRQPQLIDDVHLDPRYIGDPEIRSEIIIPLVSAGRPIGVLAVSHRVPHAFSQRDLTLMQAVGAQIAAAIDVAELHERLKRAANTDALTGLHNYRYFYDRLEEEIARAARRENSLAVAFFDLDKLKAVNDTYGHLAGNEVLRTLGRSIGAQVRTEDVPARYGGDEFAIVMPDTPRDEAEKVVTRLMEILENADVELQDGRRIRMPELSWGIASYPLDGRTARELVDNADTRAYARKRSR, encoded by the coding sequence ATGAAGCCACTTCCGCGCGCCGCGAGGTTCCTGATCGCGGTCACCGTCCTGGTCGCCACGCCATACGTGGCGCTCGGGGTGCGCGATGCGCTCGACGGACGAGTCAGCCCCGAGTATCTCGGCCTCCTTTTCCTTTCGGCCTTCGTCCTCTCGGTACGGCCCATCCGGGTGCAGACGAACACGGAGCTGTCCGCGTCGGACGTCGCGGTGATCGCCGGCATCGTCCTTATGCCAGCCGGCGCGGTGGCCTGTATGGCGGCGGCCGCCCGCCTCGCGAACGACCTGCTTTCGGGGAAGCGTCCGCTGCAGATCATTCGCAACGCCGCATCGGTCGCGGTCGCCACCGGTACCGCCGCGGCGGCCTACGCGCTCTTCCGCGCCGAGCTCATAGCGATGGTGGAGCCCACCGCGGCGACGATCATCGCGGGTGTCGTCGCGGTGCTGGTCCTCGTATTTGTCGACATCCTGCAGATCGTTCTGCTGCAGCGCGCGCTGCGGAATGTGAGCCTCGACCGCATCACGCGGCAGTGGGTCGATCGCACCGTCCGTGCGCAGCTCCTGTGGAGTCTCGCGGCGGTCATCACCGTGCAGGTCGTGCTCATCGAGCCGTGGTTCCTCGTTCCGGGGATCCCGCTGTTCTTCTTCGGCTATCTGGACATCCGCGCGCGGTTCGCCGCGGAGCGCCGCGCCCGGCTGCTCGCGACGCTCGTGGACGTCGGCCACTCCGTCGGCAGCTCGCTCGACCCGGTGAAGGTCTTCCGCGAGGTCTTCGAGCAGGTGCGCAAGGCGCTCGATGTTGACGCGTTCTACGTCGCGATCGCGATCCCCGAGCGGGGCACGCTCTCATTCCGCTACCTGTATGACGGCGGAGAGGAGATGGCGCCGGAAGAGAGCCCGATGGCCGGAACACTGGGCGGGCTCGCCGTCGAAGGCGACAAGCCGATCCTGCTTCGCGATGCGGAGCGCGACCGCGTGCGTCTCAAGCTCCCGCCACGAAGCCCGTGGGGAAAGGTGGTCGAGCGATCGATCATCGTCGCGCCGCTGCGCCTGCACGGAAAGCCGATCGGCGCGATCTCCGCGCAGAGCTCGCGCGCGAACGCCTACGACGAGGGCGACCTCGAGCTCCTGTCGGCGATCGCGACCGAGGCCGCGATCGCGATCGAGCGCGCCGACCTTTACGACCGCACCCTCGCGCTGTCACGCCGGCTCTTCGACCTGCACCGCATCGGCCTCCAGCTGGCGACGCACAAGGAACTACCCGCGCTCGTTCGCGCGCTCGCCGATTCGGTGCAGGAGATGATGCAGGCGTCGGCGGTCGCCGTATACCTCGACTCCGGCGGCGACAGCCTGGAGTTCGCGGTGACGACGGGGACCGCCTCGAGCGACGTGCTCATGCTGGCGAAGAACACCCCGGTCATCGCGCAGTTCCTCGAGGCCGGCGCGCCGATGCAGATCCACGACGAGGACGACGCGCCGAAGAATGCGCGCAAGCTTCTGCGCCGCTTCGGTCACCAGAGCGTGCTGCTGCAGCCCCTCCGCCTCGCCGACAAGCTCGTCGGCGTGCTCTTCGTGACCTGGAGAGAGCACCACATCGTGTCGAGCGAGGAGAACGAGCTCATCGGCGTCCTATCCGGTTTCGGCGCCGCTGCCATCCGGAGCATCGGTCTCTACCGCGAGCTCGACGACGCCTACCTCTCGACGGTGTCGGCCCTCACCGCGACGATCCAGGCGCGCGACCACTACCGCGAGGACCATCAGCGCCGCGTGGCGGCCGATGCGCTCGCGCTCGGCGAGCGCGTGCGCCTACGGCCCGACGAGCTGCGCGACCTCCGCTACGCGTCACTGTTCCACTCGCTCGGGAAGATCGGCGTTCCCGCGTCGATCCTCGGCAAGAACGGCCCGCTCACGCCCGAAGAGATCACGATCGTCCGCGAGCACCCGCTGCTCGGCGCGCGCATCCTCGAGTCGATCCGCTTCCTGCGCGGCGTCGTGCCGATCGTGCGTCACGCGAACGAGCGCTGGGACGGCACCGGCTATCCCGACGGCCTCGCGGGTGAGGCGATCCCGCGCGCAGCGCGGATCCTCAACATGGTCATCGGATACCACGCGATGCTCGCCGACCGTCCCTACCGCATCGCCCTTCGCTCGGACGTCGCGCTGGGAGAGCTGCGCCGCCTCGCCGGCGCGTGGTACGACCCGGTGATGGTCGATCAGTTCGTCTCGATGATCGAGGCACGTGGCGTGATCGAAGCCGCCGAGGAAGAAGTGGGCACGAGCCGCGAGCTCGCGATCCTTGCCGACCTCACTCCGGAGTTCCACACGATCCTCGACCTGCAGCAGCTCCTCGACCGCATCCTCAGCATCCTGCTCAAGAGCATGCCCGGTAGCCGCCTCACGATCCTGCTGCGTGAGGATCAGAGCGACGATCTCGTCGTGCGCGCGCTCGCGGGGCTGCCGACCGGACCCGGCATGTCGCTGCGCATCCCGTCCGGCCGCGGGATCTCCGGATGGGTGCTGGAGCATCGGCAGCCGCAACTCATCGACGACGTCCATCTCGACCCGCGCTACATCGGCGATCCCGAGATCCGTTCGGAGATCATCATTCCCCTCGTCAGCGCGGGCCGGCCGATCGGCGTCCTTGCCGTTTCCCACCGCGTGCCGCACGCGTTCTCGCAGCGAGACCTCACGCTCATGCAGGCCGTCGGCGCGCAGATCGCTGCGGCCATCGACGTCGCGGAGCTGCATGAACGGCTGAAGCGGGCGGCGAACACCGATGCGCTGACCGGTCTGCACAATTACCGGTACTTCTATGACCGTCTCGAAGAAGAGATCGCGCGCGCGGCGCGCCGCGAGAACTCGCTCGCGGTCGCGTTCTTCGACCTCGACAAGCTGAAGGCGGTGAACGACACGTACGGTCACCTGGCCGGCAACGAGGTCCTCCGCACACTGGGCCGCAGCATCGGTGCCCAGGTGCGCACGGAGGATGTGCCCGCACGCTATGGTGGCGACGAATTCGCGATCGTGATGCCCGATACTCCACGCGATGAGGCGGAGAAGGTCGTGACCCGTCTGATGGAGATCCTGGAGAACGCGGACGTCGAGCTGCAGGACGGCCGGCGGATCCGGATGCCCGAGCTGTCGTGGGGCATCGCGTCGTACCCGCTCGACGGCCGCACCGCGCGGGAGCTCGTGGACAACGCCGATACGCGCGCGTACGCGAGGAAACGATCCCGCTAG
- a CDS encoding crosslink repair DNA glycosylase YcaQ family protein codes for MLTLTQDAALPSLFAATHEEAYDATKKGFASWPKTKWNWGGELSERPDVFETKLHRGKTLFLAPEAARAADPLCRAALAQAESGDDDAARLVRHLAGAGPSTVEDLKSELGLAAATLRKVREGLERDGAIVARGLAVEDSKGGHRHSSVLSRWDQVWRKPWKTTEDTALEELVVIGVRAAVLTHEDEVRNWFSWPIARQTIADLVASGRLVHPVSGWLSAR; via the coding sequence ATGCTCACGCTGACACAGGACGCGGCGCTGCCCAGTCTCTTCGCGGCGACGCACGAGGAGGCCTACGACGCGACGAAGAAGGGTTTCGCCTCGTGGCCCAAGACGAAGTGGAACTGGGGCGGCGAGCTCTCCGAGCGCCCCGACGTGTTCGAGACGAAGCTGCATCGCGGGAAGACGCTGTTCCTCGCGCCGGAGGCAGCGCGCGCGGCCGACCCGCTCTGCCGCGCCGCGCTGGCCCAGGCGGAGTCCGGCGACGACGACGCGGCGCGCCTGGTGCGGCACCTTGCTGGCGCGGGGCCGAGCACGGTGGAGGATCTCAAGTCCGAGCTGGGTCTCGCGGCCGCGACGCTGCGCAAGGTGCGCGAGGGTCTCGAGCGGGACGGCGCGATCGTCGCCCGCGGGCTCGCCGTCGAGGACAGTAAGGGTGGCCATCGCCATTCGAGCGTGCTCTCGCGCTGGGATCAGGTGTGGCGCAAGCCATGGAAGACGACGGAGGACACCGCGCTCGAGGAGCTCGTCGTCATCGGCGTCCGCGCCGCGGTGCTGACGCACGAGGATGAGGTGCGCAACTGGTTCTCCTGGCCGATCGCTCGGCAGACGATCGCGGATCTCGTCGCGTCCGGGCGTCTCGTGCATCCGGTCAGTGGCTGGTTGTCCGCTCGCTGA